The genomic region AAGCTATGGGTCTCTTCTGTCTCATGATGGCGTTCTTGTTATTGTTCGCCTTCTAAACACTGCCAAGGGGAGCAAGGAGATTTTACCATCAATTCCAATATGTTGCGTCAACATCATGTAACTTCTTCACcacgttttaaaaaattcattaaaagcaataggacatttttttatgtagatGGCTCTTATTAGACGTATGACAGAACGAATCGGATCCAGTGACTTTGGGCTTACACACGCGTACCACGTTCGGCATATGTTTAATACAGAGTGTTGATCGTAATGTCATGTAATCTAAATTGAAAGTGACACTATTGCATATTATTGTACAGCgttagaaattaataaataactccTTAGTTGCGATTTTTGTCAATTAAGGCCATATtggttctttttttaaaacctttgTCCTTACAGTCGGTACTATGTTGttaagttattttaaaataaattgtttcgaTTATGTTTTTGACTTTAAAACCAATTTCCTTTAGTATTTTTCTAGTAAGCAGAGTCATGCAAGTTGGTGGTATGTCTTGCGAATAAAACATGTAAACAAACtgtaagtttaataaaagttgTACCTCGTGTGATTTGCACTTTGAATCAGTTCCTGACCCTGATGGAAACATTGATTTTCTAAGCCACGCCCAGTAGATTCAGATGTGATAAGAGTTTAGTCGGAGAGCGCCCtctacataaataaataaaaacaaccttcttatcaaaatttattaattcaatttcTCGAAgttgacagaaaaaaatacaaaaagaatTATCAATTAGAAGAGTCATCACTGTGGTAGTTGTTTGGATCAAAGTCTTCATCATCCTCATCATCTAGATCCAAATCGTCCAGATCTTGGAAAAGCGACTCGTCGACCTTGACGGCGTCACCTGAAAACAAGATGCTTAAGCTGAGGCTCAACTAAGTTGTCTTAAGTACCGTCTTCAAGAAACTTGAGGTCGGACTCGTTCAGCGTGTTATCAGTCATGAACAACTCTCTCCCTGTCAATTTCTTCCCCTCTTTCTCGCATATTTCTCTCTTCTTTGTTATACCCGTTTCGTCTTCAAACTTCGTTTTCCACTTTAGGAATGTTTCTACAGTTACTCTAGTACCTTCGAAGCGtttctaaaataaacaaaatatatgAACAGTCTTTTTTTGTACCAACATTATACTCTTTCTTCCTCCTCTTCTTTTTTGAGCTTCTTGGCGGTCTCCTCGTCCCGCTCTTTTTTCACCAACTCCCACCTGACATTTAGTCTCTCTTGCGCCGACGACACCAGCGTGAAAATCATAACCATACCTAAATTTTCTTCCACTTGCTCCCTCAAATAACTTAACAACTCAGTTTCACACTCATCATCGAAGTTCTCGGCGTTTTCTATTTCTATAATGGGCGATTCCTCTGGGTATTTTGGCGTATAAGTGAAGACTAAGTCGCATGCTAGGCCTGTGTTTTCCACTTCTGGGTCGAATTCTTCGGACTTGATGGGTATCGAAAATTTGTAGTACGGCTCTGTGTTATATActgaaaaacatatttaagGCGAGTTCGAGCAGTGTAGCACACTTACTCGTCAAATCGCCGTAATAGATGGATTCCAGCGCTTCTATTTCCCCTTTTTGTTCTTCTGCATAATCCATTGTAACTTTTGGAAGGTAATTTGTGATTGTGAGGTTATGGCGCCCCCACACATGAGATGTCAAAATTATCAACTGTCAAATtcacataacctcaaagtaCGTAGAGATGTccaagtttttaaaaagtttcagTTTTCTGGTTACGGCCCGGAGAACGGTGGCCAACCGCCGGTACAACTGGAGAGACGAAGGAATACAATATCCGGGATTTAAATATTATCCGAGGTAGAAGGTG from Tenebrio molitor chromosome 8, icTenMoli1.1, whole genome shotgun sequence harbors:
- the LOC138136414 gene encoding RWD domain-containing protein 1, yielding MDYAEEQKGEIEALESIYYGDLTIYNTEPYYKFSIPIKSEEFDPEVENTGLACDLVFTYTPKYPEESPIIEIENAENFDDECETELLSYLREQVEENLGMVMIFTLVSSAQERLNVRWELVKKERDEETAKKLKKEEEEERKRFEGTRVTVETFLKWKTKFEDETGITKKREICEKEGKKLTGRELFMTDNTLNESDLKFLEDGDAVKVDESLFQDLDDLDLDDEDDEDFDPNNYHSDDSSN